The stretch of DNA ATTCTTTTATTTTTTTCTTCAAGGAAGTCTTCTCTCTTTAATTTTTCAACTTCATTTTCAAATCCGTTAAATTTTTCTTTTGGGATCCCTTCGATCAATCTTAGCCCCATAAAGATTGTCTCTTTTGCGGCATAGGTAATATCTTCTTCATGTTTTATTTTTACAACTGGTTTTGAATCTAGATATTCTTCTATTGTTTCTGGGTTGCCCCATCTTTTTCCGTTTATATGAGAGTGGGCTCCCGCTCCAATGCCTATATAGTTTCTATTTTCCCAATAAGTTATATTGTGGCGGCACTCAAGACCTTTTTTTGCAAAATTTGATATTTCATAATGATGATATCCATTCTCTTTGATAAAATCGATCGCAAATTCATACATTTGCGCGTCGAGATCCTCATTCAAAAGACGACGATTCAAATCGTTCCCTTTTGATGTTAATTTTTCATAAAGGGGTGTTCCCTCCTCAACTTGCAAATTGTAGGTTGAGAGATGCTCTGGTTTCAAATTTAACGCATTTTTTAAATCGTTCTGCCACTCCTTTAAGGTTTGTTCGGGGATTGCAAAGATAAGGTCGAGGTTTATATTATCAAAGCCGGCATCTCTTGCAGCATCAAATGCCTGATATATTTTTTTTATGTCATGTATACGCCCCAGTGTTTTTAAATGTTTATTATTGAACGATTGTACTCCGATTGAAATGCGGTTAATTCCAAAGTCTCTCAAGGCTTTAAGATATTCTTTGTCAATTGTTCCCGGGTTTGCTTCAATAGTGATTTCTAAATTTGACATTGCCTGCCCATCCTGCAGACGGGGAAACTTAGGTATTAGCTTTTGAATATTAGAGATTAGAAATTCGAAATTAGATATTGGCAGAAGGGTAGGAGTTCCTCCTCCGAAATAGATAGTAGATAGCGGAAAGCGGTTTGCAGAGAGGAGAAAATGCAATTCTTCTGTTAGTTTACTAATATATTGATCCATCAAATCTTCTTTGCCGGCGTATGATGCAAAGTCGCAGTAGCTGCATTTTTGTTTGCAAAAGGGGATGTGAATATAAAGCGAAGAGAGAGAATTGTTATTATGGAGTTCTTCTTGTTTTTTATTTTTTCCCATCGTATTATTTGTCTTTTTTTACTTTCCGCTCCCTATTTTTAAGACTGCCATAAATGCTTCCTGAGGAATATCAACCGTTCCTACGCGCTTCATCCTTTTTTTCCCTTCTTTTTGTTTTTCAAGAAGTTTTCTTTTTCTGGTTACATCTCCTCCATAGCATTTTTGAAGGACATCTTTTCTTAATGCTGGTTTTGTTTCACGAGCAATCACTTTGCTTCCGATTGAGGCTTGAATGGGGACTTGAAATTGGTGGCGGGGGATTACCTCTTTTAGTTTTTCTACAAGAGCTTTCCCTTTGTAATACGCTTTTTCTCTATGTACTATGGTAGACAGGGCATCGACAGGTTCTTCATTCAGCAGGACATCCATTTTAACAAGATCTGCTTTTTTGTAACCGATCGGCTCATAGTCCATAGACGCGTATCCTCGGGAGGCCGATTTCATAATATCATGGTAATCTGAGACCAATTCTGACAACGGGATCTCATAATGGATCATTGCTCTTGAAGGATCGAGATATTCGATCCCTTTATATTCTCCTCGCTTATCCATGGTGATCTCCATAAGTTTTCCTATGTATTCACTTGGCGTAAAAATTGTCAGTTTGCAGTAAGGCTCTTCAATGCTTTCTATTTCTGAAGGGGAGGGGAATTGTGCCGGATTATCTATAAATATTGGCTCTTTGTTTTTTAAACTTATCTTATATATCACATTTGGAGCTGTCGCTATTAACTCTATATTGTGTTCGCGTTCAAGTCTCTCTTGAACAATTTCTAAATGTAGAAGTCCCAAAAATCCACACCGGAAACCGAACCCCAAAGCGACGGAAGTCTCTTTTTCAAAAAAGAGGGCGGCATCATTTAATTGTAATTTTTCAAGAGCTTCTGCTAAATGTTCAAAATCGCCTTGGTTTATAGGATAAAAACCGCAAAAAACCATAGATTTTATCGGTTTGTATCCGGGGAGAGGTTCTTTTGCCATGTTTTTTTCATAGGTTATTGTATCTCCCACCCTACATTCTTTGACATTTTTTACGCCGGAAATTATGTAGCCGACTTCTCCCGGGGTAAGCTCTTCTTTTTTTACAAAACCCAACCGCAGAGTTCCAATCTCTATCACCTCATAATTTGCTCCCGTCCCCATCATTTTAATTTTTGTGCCAGTTTTGAGAATTCCGTTTACTATTCTTATATAGGCGATTACACCCTTGTAGCTATCATAATGGGAGTCAAAGATTAGCGCTTGCAAAGGGGCTTTCTCGTCTCCTTGGGGAGGGGGTATTTTTTTTATGATGGATTCTAAAATATCTTCCATTCCAATCCCTTCTTTTGCGCTTGCAAGAACAATCTCTTCTTTTTTAAAGCCGAATACATTTTGCAATTCCTCAGTTACTTTTTCTATTTCTGCGTTTGGAAGATCTATTTTATTAATGACAGGGATTATTGTTAAGTTGCTGTTTAGGGCAAGATATGAATTTGCCAAAGTTTGGGCTTCTATTCCTTGGGTGGCGTCAACTATTAGTATTGCTCCTTCGCAGGCGGCCAGTGAACGGGATACCTCATAAGAAAAATCTACATGTCCAGGGGTATCTATCAGATTGATGGTATAACCTTTGTATTCCATTTTAATTGCTTGAGCTTTGATGGTAATTCCACGTTCTCGCTCCAGGTCCATTGTATCAAGAACCTGTTCCTTCATATTTCTTTTGTCTATGGTTCCTGTAAACTCAAGAAGCCTGTCGGCGATAGTTGATTTACCATGATCTATGTGAGCTATAATTGAAAAATTGCGAATCTTTTTTATATCCATATTTTAATTTTATCATATATATAAAGAAAAGGTCGCAATCCCACGCCCTGCTAAAATATTTGGAGTGCTTGAATAAAATATCCTGAACCCCGATTTCCTAATCGGGGTGAAATTTCATCTTTATTCTTTTGATAAATATCATAGAAGAATCATGCTTAGAAAAAAAGTTATATCTTTTAATGTGCAAGAAGTTGAAAAGAGGGTCTTAGCAAAAGATTTGCTAAGCGAGCTTGATAAGTGTGATTCTTTAAGTGAGACAATAATTCAGCAAATCAAAGAATTTGGCCTGCCATTTACAACAACACGCATTAAAGAAGCCTTTGCCAACGGACACTTAAAAGATTTTTTACAACAAAGGATAAAAAGTCTAAAGCAACAAACAGCAAGCAGCTTAGCGCAAGAAGAAGTAGTAGATAGTGACCTGTTATCATTAAAATCCCAAAAGATGGAACAAGTATTGGAGCAGATAATAGCCTCCCAGGAATTAAGGGATAAATTATTACT from candidate division WOR-1 bacterium RIFOXYB2_FULL_36_35 encodes:
- a CDS encoding elongation factor 4 — encoded protein: MDIKKIRNFSIIAHIDHGKSTIADRLLEFTGTIDKRNMKEQVLDTMDLERERGITIKAQAIKMEYKGYTINLIDTPGHVDFSYEVSRSLAACEGAILIVDATQGIEAQTLANSYLALNSNLTIIPVINKIDLPNAEIEKVTEELQNVFGFKKEEIVLASAKEGIGMEDILESIIKKIPPPQGDEKAPLQALIFDSHYDSYKGVIAYIRIVNGILKTGTKIKMMGTGANYEVIEIGTLRLGFVKKEELTPGEVGYIISGVKNVKECRVGDTITYEKNMAKEPLPGYKPIKSMVFCGFYPINQGDFEHLAEALEKLQLNDAALFFEKETSVALGFGFRCGFLGLLHLEIVQERLEREHNIELIATAPNVIYKISLKNKEPIFIDNPAQFPSPSEIESIEEPYCKLTIFTPSEYIGKLMEITMDKRGEYKGIEYLDPSRAMIHYEIPLSELVSDYHDIMKSASRGYASMDYEPIGYKKADLVKMDVLLNEEPVDALSTIVHREKAYYKGKALVEKLKEVIPRHQFQVPIQASIGSKVIARETKPALRKDVLQKCYGGDVTRKRKLLEKQKEGKKRMKRVGTVDIPQEAFMAVLKIGSGK